The following are encoded together in the Acidobacteriota bacterium genome:
- the rpmD gene encoding 50S ribosomal protein L30 yields MAKAKQTKQAAKTVTIKLTKSPIGFNKNQATVVQSIGLRKINHSVTLADTPETRGMIFKVRHLVTVSE; encoded by the coding sequence ATGGCTAAGGCGAAGCAAACCAAGCAGGCGGCGAAGACCGTCACGATCAAGCTCACCAAGAGCCCGATCGGCTTTAACAAGAACCAGGCGACGGTGGTCCAGAGCATCGGCCTGCGGAAGATCAATCACTCGGTGACGCTGGCGGACACGCCGGAGACCCGCGGGATGATTTTCAAGGTCCGTCACCTCGTGACGGTGAGCGAGTAA